From the genome of Cuculus canorus isolate bCucCan1 chromosome 4, bCucCan1.pri, whole genome shotgun sequence:
CATAAGGTATAATACCAACTTCATGAACTCAGCACGTCCAAATAAGAGTGTTCACTAAGAATTACTCAACAACATGCAAAGCCCAGTCATGAAACCATTGCAATATCTACACAAAACTGCTCTAAGTTCTTCTATAGGAGGAAATGCACCAACACCCTGAAAGAAAATCTTAGGATGCTACTCACAGGTCCAGCAAgacacaacagaagaaaaaggtgaaaagtGTTCCTCACAGTAACATAAAAAGGATTACGTTCTGGGTGAATTCCCAATTTACCGCAatttttgtatgaaaatattCTATCAGttatataaacagaaattactACAATAACAAAACATGTCTGACTTAAGTGGATGCCAAATGTTTAGACAATTTAGTGGACACCTGTTCCAATATTTGTCTTAGCTGTCACTTGGTAGGActgttacagatttttttttccccatctctgttGATTCTGCAATATTTGCTATTATGATGCCCTAAGTCTACTTCATACAGCTAAAGCTAGATTCCAGCTCATAAAAATATGCTAAGACCATCAAAGATGAAGAGTTAATTATCATTTAAAACTGTGAATCTGAACAAACAAGCCCAAAGCCCCATAAGAAGCAGCCTAATTTTATTACAAAGCATACCTAGAGGCTTATATTTGCTGTCAGACAAGCTGTAAGGCTTCCTTTAGAAAATTATTCAAATCTGGGCTAATAATTTATAACACAAAGTACTGACAGCAATATTGTAAACAGACAATCCAAATGATACATACACGGAAAATCTTCCTGGTTTGAAATGTGCCAGAAAATACACTGTTCTGAAGCTATATACAGATATTCCACCAGCAAAAATACTGtcttgggttggtttttttttttttcaagtttaggGATCTGATGAAAAACTAAAATCCAGCCTTCTACTGAGGCTTAAGGGAGAATgtgaacacagatttttttttgttcttaaattagAATATCTATCTATAGACTTAATAAAACAGTAGCTCAGCAACAGATGAAATCACAAAATCTATAGATCCCAGCATCTTATTGCAATCTGGAATCTCGCTTCTCTTTATATTCTCATTTGTATAAGCTATATGCAACagcaattattttccttctccaaaacagGCTTCAAATAAAGCCAAATTAACTAATGGGTAGTGATGCTGATAAACTAAGGAGTAAAATGACAGTATCACCTGAACAACTGAGACTTTATGCTCAATTCCTTTGTGGAGCATGAGCTTTCTTATCAAGAGCGAAACTGATTCTTATTTTCTATAGTACTTCATCCATTGCCAAAACTGAGTATTGTAGTAATGCCATTGTAAGACTTTGGATCACATTTTAAGACtgtggtcaagcattggaacaagctgcccagggaactaGCGGAGCCTCCTTCCCTGGATGTGTTAAAAAttgtgtagacatggcactttgtgacatggtttagtagggatggtggtgttgggcttactgttggaatggatgatcttagtggtcttttccaaccttaacgattctatgaaagcaacaagaaacagaatttaGATAAAGTGGAGCTATTTTATGCCTTCAGCAGTTACCTTcacatttaaatacagaatcatacaaGGCTAGCATTTAgttctcttcttatttttccaaacaACAGGGAAGTTTCTGTAATTACAAGAGTCTTGCAGGCTGACTTGCCACCTGCAGTGATGCCAAACAGAAAGGCGAACAGCCATTACACATCTGTGGCAGATCTGCACGCTGGTGAGTTCAGAAGCAGACTATACAAAGGAGGCAGTGTACTACAGTGATAGTATGCTAATTATCATAGCATtgcacaaataataaaaaagctggCTTTAAAACTAATTCACTACACTTACATGTATATTGGCGACTTCTATGAATTAAACAGGTATTTTGTTCCCCATTTGTTGGAAAGAATAACcccaaagaaaccaaaatacaaCCAaccttcttccagctgcttaACTCTGCCTTTCTGCCAGCCCCTCCTCCCTCCAAGGGCCCCACAGGTGAACCCCAACTCAGGAAATCACATTTCAGAACAGGTCAAACACATCCTACACCAAGATGAATCATTAGGAAAGACACCCATGACAGGAAAAGAATTGAAAGTCTGTTTTTGCTTTTGGCACCATCTGGTAACAATCTTCATCCGGAGAGAGCATGAACTTAATGCTGCAGgggcctcctcttcctcctcaaatATACCAGTATGTTTACCGAAGTAAACAAGCATCTTGGGGAACTCCTCTTACTCTGCACATAGCCAAACAAAGGCTAACTGAATCAATATCATCGCTTCATTATATACAAGTTTATACAATGCCATAGTGCTGCTCAACTCTTGCTAAAgctaaatatttctgagattCTTAGAACAGAAACTACACTACCGTTTTCTTACTGTGCTGCCCTGCTTCATAAGAGTTGCAGTTTACCTGGATGACACCACTCTTTCCCTTAGTCCAATAAGCTTTAATCGAACAGCATCTAACTTGCCCCTTAGAACGTGAGTCACTCTGACGCTCTCTCTTTTTGAAATGTGTAAATTCTTTACTGTCTATAGCACAGCACTAATTCACACTAAATTCAGGGTGTGATATAcaacactgcagagcagagccatGGGGGAAGGCTCAGAGCCCACCACAGCTCCCGTTAGAGGTACAGGGACAGCTGTCCACGGGGAGTCATTAGTCAGTTAGGCTTAGGGTAAAGCTTAGGGCCAGCATTGTCCCTGCAGAGCCTAGAGGCAGCCCAGGTAGTTGTACTACATGGTACATAGGATAATGTGGTATGTGATCGACGGATCCAAGGAGGAACACACAATGTTTCAGTCAGTTCTTTGCTCCTTCCCTGTCAGTAGATTTAGACCCCGTTTTTTCAGCATGGAATGGACTGCAGCCTGTAGGCTTAAAGTTAGGACATAAGAACAGTGTCTCTGGGAATGTTTTGAAAAGCCTTTCTTGtgtcatctttcatttttcctctgctttaccttaaattatttccttcctttgttcTTCAGATTCCCCGAGTAGAGTTCTCACATGGCTCAGTCACCTTTATCCCTAGACTTCTTTGTTGTGCAACCAGTTTCCACAGCACTGCTCTCCCCTCCACGTTTTTTCTTTAGTAATGCacccttttatttatttattttctaaatcttCCAGCTTCTTCAGCAGGATCTGGAATCCAAGTATTGTCTCAGTAGATCGGAGCAGAGTTTCCATACTATCAGTACACAGCTACACTAGAACCAACATGATTACTTGTCTCAGAGCTTGTACAGTGGATACTGAACTTTACAAGTACTTAAGAGCTGACAGGTAGGAATTATGACACTAGTTCAATGACTGTCACTGAGCAATAATTAGGATTTCTGCAAAGTTaaactgtttaaagaaaataatagagtATACCAAAGAAAATCATAACCTGCTCAAGGTGCCAAGACAGTCTTTTGTTATCTGATAAGCAGAAACCCTACCATTCCAATAGTATTAAATACTTTCTCTATTGCCATTCCttacttctaaaaaaaacaTAGAGGAAAAGGACATTATGGCCTACAGAGCCCTAAAAGCCTAAATCTATATGTGAAAATTTCTCAGGAAGTTATTCTTCAAACCAACTCTCATTTTCAGTCAgtagggaaaaaaggaggacTAGGTCTGACCAGGAAAGGAAGGGTAATATGCAGTATTACACCATAGTATGGAGAAAAATTGTCATGTCAGGAATGAGTGAAATCTCCCAAGAGTCACTGTGAACCATAGAAACCATAAATCCTCTAGGAAAATCTGGAACGAACCAGTTAATTTTCAGGGTTTGAAAAGGCTATATCACGTACATCCAATCTGAATGAGGATCATGAAGCGTcctacaaaaataatattttaaacttttccaCTTATACAAATGTACGTTAGACAAGCCATGACAAAATCCAAAAGTATATACATACCTTACTACACCTTTTCCACATGaaccaaaaaaattaaagaattaaaaatacaagagaaCTTGTAAACCAACTGGAAAATAAGATGCATAGGAGTGGGGACAAAACCCCCATATTATACAGATCTTCATGCACTAGGCCGTCCCAAAATCAATCACAGATTCAGTTATGTACAAAGTTAAGTGGCAGCATTTTATTACTgtctatgttttttctttttaataatctgAGACTGTCTTAGCTCCTCAGTCCCATGAGCATAGGGGCAAGATTCAGAAGGCAAAGAACAACCATCAGGATGATGAATGAAAAACCAACAGAGACGTGTTTTAAATGCTTCAGCTGAAAGGCGTCGTTTCACTTCAGGCTTAGATTTCCTTGAtggtttctcttttctccagtcACGAATATGAACTCTCCCATTTAGAActaagatttaaaaacaaacaaaaatgcagctGTTAATAGATGGCCATGGGAATTGTACTGGAAAAAATGCATGGTGACattctgtgaataaaatatatattctacAAACAGATCACTCAGGCAAAACCAAATGTGCCATTTgttcagaaatagaaagaagagCACAACAAACTGAGAAGATACAGACACGGTCTAAAGAATTGATTGATTTCCCTGTGAGATATTTTACTGTGACGCCTAATAGTTTGAGGGACCTTTGTATCGTCTTTGTagaggtttgtttgttttaaaaataacagttagGATCCTTTAGACTAAAATCCTCTGAATTTACATTGCACGTCTTGACAAAGAAGTTTCAACTTCTAGAACGGCAATCCTTCCTGTGTTCAAAACTGTGTAATCTCCACACTTAAAATGTGATAAGCAGCAAAAAATCTGTTAAGAGTATTCTACTACTTTCAACACTCATAAATGCTCTTGTATTAGTTCACTCACCCAAAAATACCACTGCATGAAAGAGATGACAAGTCTAACCATTTACCTTGAATCAACAGTGAACTACCATCAGTTAATAAAGATTCAGcattgcagggtttttttgtaattaatcTTTTTGTAATATCATCTAACTGACACCATTCTGCATTGTGATAATCACTACACCAAAGGTAGCAAGTCCAGTGAAAGCTTAATACCACACTTTCAGGCTAGAATAAATTCATCCCTGCAGGTTTCCTTGTGATATACAAACAGATCTGAACTTGCACAAAACAAATCCAGAGGTGGGTTCAGTACAGCTTTAAAATCTCTGtcaaaagatgaagaaaaattatgttttccgtgtctttaaaagaaaaatgcttaagTAAAGATGACAAAAGAGCTGCAGTTACATTCCTCTCTGTCCTCTTTGGCATACCAGATCACCTGCTGCTAAGTCCCTTATTATAGTGACATGCAACCGACGGAAAGAATCAAACAGCCTCTACCGAAGCTCCAGGGAATTTCCATGAGATGTAAATCACTGAGAAAGATTTGGCCTCAGTACTGGTCTTTCTTCAGAGGTAATGTGCAGACAGCATCCATGCCAAGTTAAAAAGTTCATTCCATGTCACAGGTCTTAAAACTACTCCATGTGTCCCTAATGACAGGCAATCAAATTCAGACAAATAATGAATGCAATGTGACCAATTCTTTTTAACAGATGGTAATTAAAAAGGATTTCAGTATGGCTTCACATTTTATAATTGCCAAGTGTATAGAAATCCTTAGAGGATGCTAAACTTGGGTAAGGTAACCACTAGCAGCAACTAGGCTGCATACTCATGATGATTTGCCATGGATTAGTTGATAAACATTTTACAGCTGCTGTAAATTGTTAGGACACAGGAAGTTAACACACTTTCAAAATTGAAGTAGTTTTAAATACCGATTGAACCTTGAAAATCTTGTATTTCTTGAAAATCTGTAAGATTACCTTACTTCTGCAAAACTCCACATtgacaaaaaaatcccccaaaccaACCATACAAAACACACCACTGTCACATTACAACAGGGGGGTAAAGCTATCAGCAAACAGTCAACCACAGAAACTTAAGAGTTCTTTCTGCCGTGCTACCACAGGCTGTATAAACCCATCAAGTCTCACAGTTGCAGGTTCTTATGGAggctaattttattttgtgttggcATTTACACTGTAAGGTGTGGTAAGGCTAGACTAAGTCTCAGTTAAATACTTTGGTGAACTGGCTCTGCATTTGACAGCCCTGAAATCATCAATActttacagcaaaataaaaattttccaAGTCAAAGAATAGCATGGCATTAGCTGCTTTACTTAAAGGGTTGCCTTTTCAGATACAGTTGGTCTAGAACAACTCTTTGCCTATAGATGCCTTATCAATCTCATTCAAAAGAGTTTTTACTAACAGTATCTTGGAGCAATGGACACATAAAGAATATCTAGTTTTCAAAAAAGGTatagaaagcaattaaaaaatctCTACCACAATAGCAATTTTTCAGTTGAATTTGGCTGCATAGAGAGGAGACAAAACAGATGattaaaaaagccccaaaataaaaaaacaatccCCCTTCTCTACCTTCAAATACTTGATGATTGTTCTTGAGTAGTGTCTGCAGGCCTCCACATTCACTCTTTAGCCTTTTTAAAGtctctttatttaaatgttctGCTACTTCTTTCAAGGAAAAACTTTCTGCAATAAATAATGGTGTAATTATACGTACATATacaaaatactaattttctATAGATTAATGATTATGAGAAGAATCTATCAATTATCTATCAGTACTGCAGCAGCTGTGTATCCCCAACATCATGCATGACATATTTTATATCCACATTGTGTGTGAAATAGCAGCTTTAATTCTACAGAACTCTAAAAATTTCTACAGTAAGACACATTCATTATTTTCCCTGATTTTTTCACAGTAGCATCTAACCCTTATTGAGACAAGCACTGTTAAACGCATGCAGTTAGACAGAAGAGAGAACGACTCCAAGCATCTGTGTAACAAACTACAGGGAGTAAATACTAACGgacagaggaaaatggaaagacagTAGCAGTGAAAACTAACTGAATGCTTATAAATGTAACGGCAACTTTTATCCTTATTCTTCCCAAGACCAAACTAAAAATTTCTAATTTGTAACCAAACAGCACTTCAAAGCACTTCTGATAGAACTGGTACAGAATTACAGCTATTATGTAActatgcaaaaaagaaaagtaatagtCTCCCCAAATAGATGTAGGCCTTTCTGGTTTGATAAATGAGAAGCAGTTCTGGGTTTGggatttggtttctttttttcggttggttggggctttttttttttaaataaaaattgattCCACCCTAGTATTTaagtgcaaagggaaaaaaacccacactaacttaaaaatattcttacatGGATTAAATTCATTCCCAGTGTGGAATAAaacagtgggggaaaaaaaccccttttatTGCTACTCTACTGCTCTTTGAGTTAGGTGTTAGGTCCTAAAAATGTGTTCCACTTGCTAAATTTACAAATATGAAAATTCACTGGAAAATATATCCTCtaccagcaaaagcaaaacattatctaaaggaaaaacaatctcACCTCCTTGATTCCAGGAGTTCGTATTTCCACCATGCATATTAGGACAtgatttttggggggttgcATTTAACAGCAAATTTGCCACTTTAAGAACCACATCGTCTACAAAATCCCGAGGTAGAGAAGCACAATTTCTGATTTGTTCTACTTTTTCTCTGGGTTGAAAGCCAGGCATCCAAATTGTACCAGCAGCATCAGCCTCATTTTCAGGAAGTTCTGAACCTGCTTCTTCGCATACACCATGATCTTTGAGATTAAATCCAACTCTTCTGTCACACCTGACCAAGGCACAGGTCTGACGATTATTAATATATTGTGTTATCTGCTTATCAATCACAGCCCATTCTGAAGGTGGATAGGTCCTATTTTTTCCAATAAGGCATACCTATTTTAGTAGAAACAGTTAAATCACTATAAATAGAGTCCCATACCTACACACAGGCACCTAACCCGCACACATCTTACACAGGCTTCTAAATCTACCTACAGGAGATATACACTCAAACTCAATATTCGTTAACATCTGAGgggtttttaattttagtttttgaATACTGTTGCCACAGAAGAAATACGGTGACTGAATTGTAATCCATCATGCCATACATGCACAGAACAAAAAGATTGTTCCTGACCCTAGATTTGTTACAAAATTAAAGCTGGACGCCTCTTCCTGATCTaagaacatttcattttgaatttcacTGGAGATAAAAACACAGAACTAAGTACAAATAAGCAACATAGGTAGCTGAAAGAATTAAGCAAATAACGAGTTTTGGAAGTTTTCCATCCTATAGTGTGGCAAAAGAAGTAACTATAAAATCTACCATTCTTGCTTGTTTTTAGGATTTTACCTATGACATTAAGAACAGTTTACCCCCCTccaaaaaataagtatttttagtCTCTCTCTTCAAAGCATATTGCCTCAAGTAATGCAACTGACTACATTCTGATCTTACAACAacaatgaacaaaaaataataatgaacaTGCTTCAGACAGCtagcagcttaaaaaaataaagaagacaaaagtCCTACACAGTCCAAAATTACCCTTTTTGTTGATGGAATTCTAAGGCAATCTTCTTCCACATGAAAGCCGCAAACAAATCCCACTTGGGTAACAAAATCGAGATATTCTCTGTACtgagttttcttgctttgtctTCGGCTGtattttccatggaaatcaAAGAAGCAACATGGCAGCACAAAGTAGCAACATGAATTGGAAGACCTACAAAAAGGATAACAAACTGCTGAATGGGAAGTTATTTCAGAGCACACATAAATTTAACAAATAACCCACCAAATACAAGCAATAATGTAAAATTTTGTTAAGTGACAGAGCTtcatgaaataatatttatatgttCACTTTTCAGTAGAACTATTACCATAATCCAAAATACTGTTTCACAAATAATTTGCTATAGTAAATTACTGTGCTAACTTGGTTTGGTAAGACTAAATCACTAGATATCGAACTATCACAGCTGGTTGTGAAGAGCACAACGGTTCAAGGAAAGACAGAACCAACAGCAGTTttattcaaaaaaacccaaacaacagaCTTACatcaaaagaataaatattagtTCTGGTTCTTTTGaccttcaaaagcaaaatgctgtaCTGAATTCTATGAGAAAGTAAATACTACATCTGTGCTtctccacaggaaaacattttgtaaaaagTAATCAACTGGTATCAAAATCAGCAAGTCCTGCAAAGACAGCAGGTGTGGCTGCCAAAGTGACAGTTCTCACCAAGCACAGATAGGAGTAattagttttggttttaagttCTTTCCCTGCCACTCCCCTTCCTCTGCAAATACCTAGCTGCGATTACAGGTATCCATGGTGTTAATTCATCTGAATGGTTTCCTATAAGCCAGTCAGCATCTGGAAAAAGGTGACTGTCACCTGGCATAATTGCAGattcctaaaaaaaagaaacaaatactaCTTTTAAGTGAATTTTATTCCAGGCTTCTTTCTTAACTAATAAAATGCACCTAAAGTACtaaaaaacattataaaatcATACAAGCTGACAAATACAAGGTAAGAGAACCACAGACACCAGTATTTTCCTCAATCTGCACTTTTGccagataatttttttacagctgCAAAGAAGTAATTTAGCAATTTAGTAATCACTTTTGTTAATTTGCTATGTCTTACGCTCCTAAGACTCACACAGCAATTAGTGAGAACACAAGCATTAATACtatcttctcttccttcacagATTCTTCCCAAATCAAATCCTAATATACAGTACACTACTTTTCACAGCCTATCATTCATGTATAATCCAGCCTAACACCTTCCCTCTTGTTTATGTTGCTATTCCATCCTCTTCCAAGCTGCATCAAGATTACCTTATGACACATGAAAAATCAGTAGCCAAAATAGGAAACaataatttcaggaaagaaggCTTCTTTGTTTGCCTTCAAAATAGCATTTTGCCTCAAGGAAATTCAATATATATGGATTGAGGAGACATCAGCACAGAAGTATTAACACCACAATATTGACTCGAAGAATAGTTATTAGTCTCAAGAATACCCTATCCtaatattcttgaaaaaaaccaaccaaccgTACAGGTAAAAACGTACAGTGTATTCAAAATAGTATCtgtatataaattaaaaaaaaaaaaaagtgaaatttcagAAGTCTCAGGCTACCTCTATTACATTCCAAGACCCCCTCTTCTGAAAACACTGTGTTAGGTGTTATAAGTATCAGTATGGCTTATTATTGTTCTTTGAAACATAGATTCTCTGACCATTTTTAGTTAGGTATAATGACACAGTTATTGTGTAACATACATTTCTAGATAACACAGGTAAATTTCTTTTTGGTGGATTGGTAGATGTTAAATCAAGTGTTTGAAAAGTGTTTTCACGTGGTTGCTTAAACAAGTTACTCCTACatgacatttcagttttgatCATTCAATTTATAGCATGAATTATCAACGCCACACTCCACATTCTGATAGTCACCCATAATGATATTTGCATTCCCCAGGTCTGGTAGCGGTTTGGCAATGTAGAGGGCCACCTGTAACATTCATCCACATTGTATCTGATTGTCAATGAACATATTCATCCTGCAACTCATGCTTTAAGTGAAGATCAAAACAAAATCAGCTTTGAGGGAAACAAAAGGCTGTGAGCAGGTGCTTTCTCCTTCTATGGCTCTTGTGGCTACAAGAGCATTGCAAAATGATTTCACCCTTCCTGTTCATTATACAACTCCATCCCACATAAATCACTGCTCTCCTTACATgcatatttcagatatttttgttgtttctgtctGGCTTTTTCAATTGTTCTctgaattcttctttttttataaaaaattaataaaggccatccttttctattttttcccctcattctaCAGAGAAGTACAGCTGATGCTCAGAAGTTTCCCTATGAGCCAAGAAACCTGAGAAATTGTAAACAGCCAGACCTTAATATGAAATGAATGTACAAAATTCAAAAATTTACACAATACAGAGACAGAggtagaaaaaataatatataatatgaaggaaaagagaaggggcTGTTTGATATTATCAGAAGCGACTTAATTAGCACAACAGAAATGAAGCAGCACCACAACTTGATACTTTGGATTGTTTTTTGAAGGTTTTCAGCAACATCTGGTTGCAGACTGCAGCAAAGGAATCTGGCAGTTTGGGCAATCTGCACCAATGTGGAAGAATGGCAGAGAGAAGGCTGCACAAGACTGTGAAGTTCCACCTCCCATCTGTGAAAAATGCTGCTCTTTTGTTGATTTAATTTACGTTGTTAGAATTCAAAGATATGTTGAAttaacttttaaacaaaactacTGAAGAATAACTGCAGgcagaaaattcttttaatatattGGAAGCTGtcaatttttcagaaaactgagagaAATTTTAGAAGTCCAGAGGACACCTCACCTCCAAAAGGTAACTGTTGATGAGTACAGCACATTAACTATCCAACCAAGAACGGTTAAAAGTGAATTCTCTTGTGCTCAAATTGTTACTGTTCTCACAAATATGCTAAATTGGAACTTGACTTTGGATACCAATGCCTTTATGAGGTTCAGAAGTGCAAAGCAAGATGCTTAATATTGATCCATTAGTATCAGAAACTGTTTCATCATGTGCATGTCTGTACATGCAGTAGGAAATCATACTAGTATactcagatgaaaaataattaagttgCAAATATGCAAGGTATGGTACAGCATCGCTTTAATAATGTCCTTTACAATTTACTTCATAGCCCCACAAGACATATGGGCAGCATCATACCACACCCACAGATCATTGTAGAAAACTGTCTGTAAGCCAGTAATTTGATTACATTTGCATCAAAAAAAACTTGAAGCaatgaataatttaataaaGTTACAATTCAAGAAGACGGACATACTTCTGCATAATACCTCTAAATAAGTTTTCGGTCCATACATGtcccatatttttcttctcctcacaTCAATTCCTCTACCtgaatgctgaaatatttgaacAACAAAAAGTATCATGCTTAAGTAAAGTATTactttctgcaggaaaacaaacatatcTGTCAAACAGGCTCACTGAATGTACATACAAAAAGTGATTATTTCATTCATACTAAAATTCAGACACATTTCAGGCAGAAGCTGAATACTTTtaatcctttctttcccttctaaATATGAAGGCAAAGACTAGGGAACACCAAGAATATATCTGGTCTGAAACTTTACCTGGGCACCCCTATTGAGACTACTCTTGAAAATCTGGATATCTACTAAAGTAAAAGCAgaacattgttttctgtttgtttgcttttaaaataccaaCACTTTTCCTAGACAAGCATTACTGTAGCACCCTCTGGAGTCAAAGAAGAGTGCTATTCTAAACAGTCTGAACTACTGAAATTCATTAGGTTGTTGGAGTCCAAACACACATTTCCCTTTATGAACTCAGGGGGAGAGGAAATAGGACTggaaactgaaaagcaagaaattaagaATACGTAAGTAATGGTATTTGAACTTCAAGAACCTGGTGCAGAACTAACCAAAATCAATTACTAAAAATGTCCCATAAAACTTTCACACA
Proteins encoded in this window:
- the TRMT44 gene encoding probable tRNA (uracil-O(2)-)-methyltransferase isoform X1 — encoded protein: MATARVRDGGSALPRGFWAAARVWLEKPQVANRRLCGAAIEAEGTVALGEGAAPPEGAAEDGPRRLWALWREARGPLPPPLRPWGGAELRALLRALLPRGRPRAPPARELAVQDVYNGTVTFLPLEENSEGKYCIKKGNIYQIQLTHVKDEEWSMSIVAPFPEDWFSDGITYPKLAWLGNELLPKLVKWSVEQKPSEFKSTLSLISVAKYSKVYEDLKEKYREMVKVWPEVTDPEKFVYEDVAIAAYLLILWEEERKEKELTKKQSFVDLGCGNGLLVHILNNEGHSGRGIDVRRRKIWDMYGPKTYLEESAIMPGDSHLFPDADWLIGNHSDELTPWIPVIAARSSNSCCYFVLPCCFFDFHGKYSRRQSKKTQYREYLDFVTQVGFVCGFHVEEDCLRIPSTKRVCLIGKNRTYPPSEWAVIDKQITQYINNRQTCALVRCDRRVGFNLKDHGVCEEAGSELPENEADAAGTIWMPGFQPREKVEQIRNCASLPRDFVDDVVLKVANLLLNATPQKSCPNMHGGNTNSWNQGESFSLKEVAEHLNKETLKRLKSECGGLQTLLKNNHQVFEVLNGRVHIRDWRKEKPSRKSKPEVKRRLSAEAFKTRLCWFFIHHPDGCSLPSESCPYAHGTEELRQSQIIKKKKHRQ
- the TRMT44 gene encoding probable tRNA (uracil-O(2)-)-methyltransferase isoform X2, whose protein sequence is MATARVRDGGSALPRGFWAAARVWLEKPQVANRRLCGAAIEAEGTVALGEGAAPPEGAAEDGPRRLWALWREARGPLPPPLRPWGGAELRALLRALLPRGRPRAPPARELAVQDVYNGTVTFLPLEENSEGKYCIKKGNIYQIQLTHVKDEEWSMSIVAPFPEDWFSDGITYPKLAWLGNELLPKLVKWSVEQKPSEFKSTLSLISVAKYSKVYEDLKEKYREMVKVWPEVTDPEKFVYEDVAIAAYLLESAIMPGDSHLFPDADWLIGNHSDELTPWIPVIAARSSNSCCYFVLPCCFFDFHGKYSRRQSKKTQYREYLDFVTQVGFVCGFHVEEDCLRIPSTKRVCLIGKNRTYPPSEWAVIDKQITQYINNRQTCALVRCDRRVGFNLKDHGVCEEAGSELPENEADAAGTIWMPGFQPREKVEQIRNCASLPRDFVDDVVLKVANLLLNATPQKSCPNMHGGNTNSWNQGESFSLKEVAEHLNKETLKRLKSECGGLQTLLKNNHQVFEVLNGRVHIRDWRKEKPSRKSKPEVKRRLSAEAFKTRLCWFFIHHPDGCSLPSESCPYAHGTEELRQSQIIKKKKHRQ